In Halobacteriovorax sp. HLS, the following are encoded in one genomic region:
- a CDS encoding LysM peptidoglycan-binding domain-containing protein: MKISKVLLVLALLTLGVSCSSKRKKDDASKTADISTEVSAEDADFIVDSEDENLLEDNFLDDNNSVVEEVASSEAPAQVMEEGAPMMEESSSIAIAAGGEYTVQKGDTLMWIAFKVYGDYRKWQTLSSINNGISESSLREGMTLRHDSPGFNYNPQGLPHLIKTGDTLGTISNEKYGTQKRWKEIWDNNKEMIHDSNLIFAGFTLYYLPDRDIASEDI; encoded by the coding sequence ATGAAGATTTCAAAAGTTTTACTTGTTCTAGCTTTACTCACACTAGGGGTAAGTTGTTCAAGCAAGAGAAAGAAAGATGATGCTAGTAAAACAGCAGATATCTCAACTGAAGTTAGTGCTGAAGATGCAGACTTCATTGTAGATTCTGAAGATGAAAACTTACTTGAAGATAATTTTCTTGACGATAATAACTCAGTTGTTGAAGAGGTTGCTTCGTCTGAAGCACCAGCACAGGTTATGGAAGAAGGCGCACCTATGATGGAAGAGAGTTCTTCAATCGCAATTGCGGCCGGTGGTGAGTATACAGTACAAAAAGGTGATACTTTAATGTGGATAGCATTTAAAGTTTATGGTGATTATAGAAAGTGGCAAACACTTTCATCTATTAATAATGGCATCTCAGAATCAAGCCTAAGAGAGGGAATGACTCTAAGACATGATTCTCCTGGGTTTAATTACAACCCTCAGGGACTTCCACACTTAATCAAAACTGGTGATACTCTTGGAACAATTTCAAATGAAAAGTACGGTACACAAAAAAGATGGAAAGAGATTTGGGATAATAATAAAGAAATGATTCATGACTCAAATTTAATTTTTGCAGGATTCACACTTTATTACCTTCCAGATAGAGATATCGCATCAGAAGACATCTAA
- a CDS encoding aminoglycoside phosphotransferase family protein: MKPEDSERLLITELFENSQRRIDSLKENEVVEVVKLTGDASTRRYYRIVTKDCNYVSCLSEVHEDIEKSDFTIVQKVLHHNLIRVPQIIDQNSKKGYMLQEDLGNLTFLSYISSISSTEKIFEEYKKVVDTLIKIQSIPRESEYNWGKLSFDVEKLMFEINFTKKFFVEKFLNAKLSREESVIFERINMKIINEITSKDMVLNHRDFHSRNIMVKEGEFVYIDFQDARQGVPQYDLVSLLEDCYFQISEENIEKLKMHYFNSFLKNTSKDQTSYEEFSRIYDLMTIQRSLKAIGSFCYIYETRSDIRYVKYIGYAFEKVRNKLRLFPEYEALYKLLVKVYYAS, translated from the coding sequence ATGAAACCAGAGGATAGTGAGAGACTTCTCATAACTGAGCTATTTGAAAATAGTCAAAGAAGAATAGATTCATTGAAAGAAAATGAAGTCGTTGAAGTTGTAAAATTAACAGGAGATGCTTCGACTAGAAGATATTACAGAATTGTAACGAAAGATTGTAATTATGTATCATGCTTATCAGAGGTTCATGAAGATATTGAGAAAAGTGATTTTACGATTGTTCAAAAAGTATTACATCATAACTTAATTAGAGTTCCACAGATAATCGATCAAAATTCGAAAAAGGGGTATATGCTACAAGAGGATCTGGGTAACCTTACTTTCTTGTCATATATTTCTTCTATAAGTTCTACTGAGAAAATATTCGAAGAGTATAAAAAGGTCGTCGATACACTCATTAAAATTCAGAGTATTCCAAGAGAGAGTGAGTATAATTGGGGAAAGTTGAGCTTTGATGTTGAAAAGCTGATGTTTGAAATAAACTTTACGAAAAAGTTCTTTGTTGAGAAATTTTTAAATGCAAAACTTTCACGTGAAGAATCTGTGATTTTCGAAAGAATAAATATGAAGATAATAAATGAAATTACTTCTAAAGATATGGTCCTAAACCACAGAGATTTTCACTCTAGAAATATAATGGTTAAGGAAGGTGAATTTGTATATATTGACTTTCAAGATGCTAGACAAGGTGTTCCTCAGTACGATCTCGTTTCATTATTAGAAGATTGCTATTTTCAAATATCAGAAGAAAATATTGAAAAACTGAAGATGCATTATTTTAACTCCTTCTTAAAAAATACCTCTAAGGATCAAACTAGTTATGAAGAATTTAGTAGGATTTATGATTTAATGACAATACAAAGGTCACTAAAAGCGATAGGAAGCTTTTGTTATATTTATGAGACAAGAAGCGACATTCGATACGTAAAATATATTGGATATGCTTTTGAGAAAGTACGTAATAAACTCAGACTTTTTCCAGAGTATGAAGCTCTTTATAAATTATTAGTGAAAGTATATTATGCAAGTTGA
- a CDS encoding sugar phosphate nucleotidyltransferase: protein MQVDNVLILGAGFGTRMGPVGEQLPKLLWPIFEKSLLELQVDFAKRFARNNIYINTHYQADLIHDEIAKKNLEVIALYEESILDIGGGIHNCANEIGYEGNLLILNGDQFLFADEDAIEKMISSSESFVSTLLGLEVEPGSNYNRLVIEENLLKSIEKPNDVEGTYLTYSGVSIINLNLLKKTSGYSKFFDTVANFEKEAVKVIVPEELEYADFGTCKRYIESMRKVLSGDSFEMRSFLLANKAYDRKKQNTAKLCYDCKGEMFSINLTGKEIQGTGAIVIENSKKPAPKDSVVMGELISY from the coding sequence ATGCAAGTTGATAATGTCTTAATTTTGGGGGCTGGATTTGGAACACGAATGGGACCTGTTGGTGAACAGTTACCAAAGCTACTTTGGCCAATATTTGAAAAATCACTTTTAGAGCTCCAAGTTGATTTTGCAAAAAGATTCGCAAGAAATAATATCTACATTAATACTCACTATCAGGCTGACTTGATACATGATGAGATAGCTAAGAAAAACTTAGAGGTAATTGCTCTATATGAAGAAAGTATATTGGATATTGGTGGTGGAATTCATAATTGTGCAAACGAAATTGGATATGAAGGAAACTTATTAATTCTAAATGGAGATCAATTTTTATTTGCCGATGAAGATGCAATTGAAAAAATGATATCTAGCTCTGAGTCTTTCGTTTCAACGCTACTAGGGCTAGAAGTTGAGCCTGGGTCAAACTATAACAGGTTAGTTATTGAAGAAAACTTATTAAAATCTATAGAAAAGCCAAACGATGTTGAAGGTACATATCTAACGTACAGTGGAGTTAGTATTATTAATTTGAATCTACTAAAAAAAACTAGTGGCTATTCAAAGTTCTTCGACACTGTAGCTAATTTTGAAAAAGAAGCTGTGAAGGTTATCGTTCCTGAAGAATTAGAGTATGCAGATTTTGGAACCTGTAAAAGGTATATTGAAAGCATGAGAAAGGTTCTATCGGGGGATAGCTTTGAGATGAGAAGTTTTCTACTAGCAAATAAAGCTTATGACAGAAAGAAGCAAAATACAGCTAAGCTTTGTTATGATTGTAAGGGGGAAATGTTTAGCATAAACCTTACTGGAAAAGAGATTCAAGGTACAGGCGCCATTGTTATTGAAAACTCTAAAAAACCTGCTCCAAAAGATAGTGTTGTGATGGGAGAGCTTATAAGCTACTAA
- a CDS encoding 4Fe-4S dicluster-binding protein: MSHNTYMTPELEINNRCISCDACRLICPEDAILKYKNTYAVETWSCTLCSICIEVCPVDCIKLIEKDD, translated from the coding sequence ATGAGTCATAATACTTATATGACACCAGAGTTAGAAATTAACAATAGATGTATATCCTGTGACGCTTGTAGACTAATATGTCCAGAAGATGCAATTTTAAAATATAAGAATACATATGCTGTAGAAACTTGGTCTTGCACCTTATGCTCAATTTGTATTGAAGTTTGTCCTGTTGACTGTATAAAGTTAATAGAAAAGGACGATTAG